Within the Micromonospora citrea genome, the region GGTGACGGGCGTCAGGCCCCGACACGGTCGCGGAACGTGGTCCGGTAGGTCTGCGGCGTGGCGCCGACCCGGCGGACGAAGTGGTGCCGCAGCGCCGCCGCGTCGCCGAAGCCGGCCCGGTCGGCGACGGCCTCCACGCTGAGCCGGGTCTCCTCCAGCAGCCGGCGGGCCAGCAGCACCCGCTGGTTGGTCAGCCATTGGTGCGGCGTGGTGCCCGTCTCGGCCCGGAACCGCCGGGCGAAGGTGCGCGGGGCCATGCCGGCCCGCTCGGCCAGCTCGTCGACGGTCACCGGCCGGTCGAGGTGCCCCATCAGCCACTCCAGCACCGGCGTAAGGGTGGGCGCCTCGGGGGTCTCCGGGATGGGCGCCTCGACGTACTGGGACTGCCCGCCGTCGCGGTGTGGGGGGACGACCATCCGCCGGGCCAGCCGGGTGGCCGTCGCCGAGCCGTGCTCCTGGCGGACCAGGTGCAGGCAGGCGTCGATGCCGGCCGCCGTGCCGGCGCTGGTGAGCAGGCGGTCGTCCTGCACGTAGAGCGAGTTGCACCGGACCTTCGCGGTGGGGTGGCGGCGCTGCAGTTCGTCGGCGTACCGCCAGTGGGTGGTGCACTCCCGGCCGTCGAGCAGCCCGGCCTCGCCCAGCAGGAACGCCCCGGAGCAGACGCTCAACACGTACGCCCCCCGGTCGGCGGCCCGGCGCAGCGCATCGAGCACCCGGGCCGGGGTGGTGCCGCTCAGCCCGTGTGCCGGCACGGCGACCAGGTCCGCGTCCTCGATGTGGCCGAGGTCGCCGTGCGGGATCAGGTGGAAGCCCGACGTGGTGCGTACCGGACCGCCGTCGGGGCTGCACACGTGGAACTCGTAGCCCGGGAATCCGTCGGCGGTGCGGTCCAGGCCGAACACCTCGGCGACGACGCCCAGCTCGAACGTCGCGACCCCGTCCATGACGATGACCGCGACGGATCGGAGCATGTGACGAGGGTAACCGCACTGGTGGCAGAAAATCGAGGGGTGGTGGCATTTCTGCCACTGTCCGGTCAGGGGCACCCGGCGCAGACTGGTGTCAGTCCGGTGCGCACCGGCGGCGAAACCGACAGCAATCACGCGAAAGCGAGCGCCGCCATGGAGTTCTTGTTCGTCCTGCTTCTCGTCCTCGTCCTCGCCGTCGCCTCGGCCGCCGGGCTCACGGCCGACAGTCGTGACTCCGCCGACTGGAAGGCGACCGACGACGGCCACCGCTGGCGGTCACCTACCAGCTGAGGCGATTGGCCGACTTCGCGGAGTTCATCCCGGGCGGGACCGCTCCGAAAGGGGCGGCCCGGCCGACGGAGGCCATCGGGCGTACGGCAGGCTAGGAGTCATGGCTGACGGCTCCTGGTACGACGCCGACATCGACCACGTGATCATCTCCGAGGCGCAGATCCGCGAGAAGACCGCGGAACTCGCCAAGCAGGTCTCGGCGGACTACGCCGACGTCGATGACGGGCTCCTGCTGGTCTGCGTGCTCAAGGGCGCGGTGATGTTCATGGCCGACTTCGCCCGGGCGCTGGGCCGCAACGGGCCGCCCGCCGAACTGGAGTTCATGGCCGTCTCCTCCTACGGCCAGGGCACGACCTCCTCCGGCGTGGTCCGCATCCTCAAGGACCTGGACCGGGACATCGCCGGCCGGCACGTGGTCGTGGTCGAGGACATCGTCGACTCCGGCCTGACCCTCTCCTGGCTGCTGCGCTACCTGGAGTCCCGCTCGGCGGCCAGCGTCGAGGTCGTCGCGCTGTTCCGCAAGCCGGACGCCGTCAAGGTGCCGGTGCCGGTCAAGTACGTCGGCTTCGACATCCCCACCGAGTTCGTCGTCGGCTACGGCCTCGACTTCGGCGAGCGCTACCGCGAGCTGCCGTACGTCGGCGTGCTCAAGCCCGAGGTCTACGCCCGGGCCTGAGCAGCTCTCGCATCGGCGTCCATCGAGCGGACGTTCAGCGGGCTCTCAGTCAGTCGGACTACGGTATAGGCCGGTGGCGTGGAGGCACTCT harbors:
- the hpt gene encoding hypoxanthine phosphoribosyltransferase, with translation MADGSWYDADIDHVIISEAQIREKTAELAKQVSADYADVDDGLLLVCVLKGAVMFMADFARALGRNGPPAELEFMAVSSYGQGTTSSGVVRILKDLDRDIAGRHVVVVEDIVDSGLTLSWLLRYLESRSAASVEVVALFRKPDAVKVPVPVKYVGFDIPTEFVVGYGLDFGERYRELPYVGVLKPEVYARA
- a CDS encoding GlxA family transcriptional regulator, which encodes MLRSVAVIVMDGVATFELGVVAEVFGLDRTADGFPGYEFHVCSPDGGPVRTTSGFHLIPHGDLGHIEDADLVAVPAHGLSGTTPARVLDALRRAADRGAYVLSVCSGAFLLGEAGLLDGRECTTHWRYADELQRRHPTAKVRCNSLYVQDDRLLTSAGTAAGIDACLHLVRQEHGSATATRLARRMVVPPHRDGGQSQYVEAPIPETPEAPTLTPVLEWLMGHLDRPVTVDELAERAGMAPRTFARRFRAETGTTPHQWLTNQRVLLARRLLEETRLSVEAVADRAGFGDAAALRHHFVRRVGATPQTYRTTFRDRVGA